The segment GGCCTGATTTTCCACCGCGTGATCCGCGGCTTCATGATCCAGGGCGGATGCCCCCAGGGAAACGGAACAGGCGGCCCGGGCTATTCCATTAAAGGCGAGTTTGCCCGCAATGGCTTTAAGAATGATTTAAAACACACGCCAGGCGTTCTCTCCATGGCAAGAGCCATGCATCCGGATTCCGCAGGCTCCCAGTTCTTTATCATGCACGAGACCTCTCCCCACTTAGACGGCGAGTACGCAGCCTTCGGACATGTCATTGAGGGTATGGACGTGGTGAACAAGATCGCAGAGTGCAGAACAGACTGGAGTGACCGCCCGATGAAGGAGCAGAAAATGAAAAAGGTCACAGTGGACACCTTTGGCGAGGAGTATCCGGAACCGGAAAAATGCTGATAATTAAAGAGATTAAAATGAATCAGACGGTTTATTCCGTAACGCTGTCAGATGACAGACAGGCTCTCCAGGCCGCTTATGCGGCAGGGGGAGCCGTTGTTGGTTTATACGGTAAGAGAACTGAGAAGGAGAGTGCAGAAATACCGGATGAAGCCTGCCCGGATCTGATTCCGGATTTGTCCCCTGCCCTCTATCTGGCAGAGCGGGCGGAGGATGTGGACGAGGAGCTTCTCAGAAAAGCTGTCTGCCGCCGCTTCGGGCTGCCCCTCGAGATTGCCGTGACAGGGCGGCTTATTATACGGGAATTCAGGGCCAGTGACAGCCTTCCTGCTGAGGAAAAGGAATTTTCCACGCCGGAGCTGCTCTCCTCCTATATTGCCTGTCAGTACCGCTTCTATGAGTGCGGCCTCTGGGCTCTCGAGGAGAGGGCTACGGGAAAAATCGTGGGAAAGGCAGGGATTACAGACGGAGAGCTGGGGTATCATATCTACTCAGAATACAGGAGACGAGGCTTTGGTGAAGAAGCCTGCCGGGCAATTCTCTCCTGGGCAAAGAAAGAGGGCCTTGACCGCATAAGCGTCAGAATAAAGCCAGACAACACCCCCTCCCTTTTGCTGGCAGAAAAGCTGGGATTTACCGGGGATAAAACAGAGCCCCCCCTGAAAGGAGACGGAGAGGGAAAGAAAGAGGATGGGGAAATCCTTCTCCATCTCCCGCTGTAGATGCCTGCAGCCGCCGGGCCTTCTCTGCAGCTCTTCCTGTACTTCCGACTGCAAAAGAGCCGGGCGCCTTTCCTGCAGCCTGCCCCGTGTCTCTCCTCTTAAAAATCCCCTTGTATTTTATATGCCTCGCGTATATAATATATTGTATACAAAAAAATGCAAAAATACAAAAATACAAAACGCACGAGGAGAGCTATGATTAAACATCTGGGACTGAAAGCATATGGGAAGATCAACCTGGGACTCGATGTGGTCAGAAGGCGGGAGGACGGCTACCACGAGGTGCGGATGATTATGCAGACAGTGGGGCTTTATGATCGAATTGATCTGTTTCGGAGGGAAAAACCTGGCATCGGCATTGAGACGAATCTCTACTATCTCCCAAATAATGAAAACAATCTGGCTGTCAGGGCTGCAAGGCTCCTGATGGATGAGTTCGGAATTACCGAGGGGATCGACATCCGCATTAAGAAGCTGATCCCTGTCGCTGCCGGAATGGCCGGAGGAAGTGCGGATGCGGCGGCTCTTCTGTTTGGGGTAAACAAGATGTTTTCCCTGGGACTTTCCATGGAGGAGCTGATGAAGCGCGGCGTGAAGCTGGGGGCGGATGTGCCCTACTGCGTCATGAGGGGAACTGCGCTCTCAGAGGGAATCGGGGAAATTCTGACGCCTCTTGCCTCTGTCCCCCAGTGCCAGGTGCTGATTGCGAAGCCGGGAGTCAGCGTGTCCACGAAGTTTGTCTACGAAAATCTTCACGTGGATCGCCTGCCCGCGGAGGCTCACCCGGATATTGATCTCCTGACAGAGGCGATAAAGGAGAGAAATCTGAGGAAAATCGTCTCCAATATGGGGAATATCCTTGAAACCGTGACGATACCGGCTCATCCGGTGATCCGCGATATTAAGGAAAAAATGATGGATATGGGAGCTGTGGGAGCTATGATGAGCGGAAGCGGCCCGACGGTGTTCGGCCTCTTCATGAGCCCGGGGAAGGCCCAGGCCGCATATGAGGAAATGCGGTACGGTTCAGGGAGCGCCATGGCAAAGCAGGTCTATCTGACCAGATTTTACAACAGGAGTACAGACGCAGGACAGACAGGGGAATGAGAAAAATGGGAAATAATTTTCAGGTAAATATGAACGAGTACCTTCCGCTCAGGGATGTGGTATTCAACACGCTCAGGCAGGCGATTCTCAAGGGAGAGCTGGCGCCGGGGGAAAGGCTGATGGAGATCCAGCTGGCGGAAAAGCTGGGGGTGAGCCGTACGCCGATCCGGGAGGCTATCCGCAAGCTGGAGCTGGAGGGGCTTGTGCTGATGATTCCAAGACGCGGGGCGGAGGTGGCCCGCATCTCCGAGAAAAGCATGAGGGACGTATTGGAGGTGCGCCGCTCCCTAGAGGAGCTGGCTATCGAGCTGGCCTGCCAGAGAATGACGGACGAGGAATTTAAGGAGCTTCAGAGAGCTCAGGAGGCCTTCAAGAGCGCCGTAGAACATGGCAGCGCCATGGAGATAGCGGAGACAGACGAGGCATATCACGATATTATCTACAACAGCACAGGAAATATGAGGCTGGTGCAGATTTTAAATAACCTGAGGGAACAGATGTACCGCTACCGTCTGGAATATATTAAGGACGAGGACAAGCGCCAGATCCTCCTTGTGGAGCACAACAAGATTTACAGAGCCCTGTGCTCCCGCCATGTGGAGGAGGCCAAGCAGGCCATGAGGGAACATATCGATAACCAGGAGATCACAGTGCTTAAGAATATAAAGGAGCAGGAAGAATGACATTCAAGGAATTATATGTATCAGGCCAGATTGAGTTTGAGGAGATCGATCGATATATCAGCCGATGGAACCGCTCTGACGATGAGCGGACTCTGGCGAAGTACCTGGGACTTAATGCAAAGGAAGAGGACGTCTGGATCGACGAGAGCGATGAGGCGCTGAAGGAGCTTCTGGATTCCTATGAGAAGGTAAAGGGAACTCCTGTCACCCTTGGAAGGACAGGAATCATTGTCAACAAAAACGGGTTCGGAGCTCTGCCGATCCAGCGTATCGGAAAGGAGGAGGCTGCCCTCCTGCTGAGAAAGGCCTTCGATGCGGGAGTGCGCTACTTCGATACAGCCAGGGCTTACTCAGACAGCGAGGAGAAGATTGGCTATGCCCTGAGCGATGTGAGGGATCAGATCTTTATTGCCACAAAGACTATGGCGGACACTCCGGAGAAATTCTGGAAGGATCTGGAGGAGAGCCTTTTAAAACTAAAGACAGACTACATAGACATCTACCAGTTCCACAATCCGCCTGTCTGTCCGAAGCCGGGGGATGAGACGGGACTTTACGACGCCATGCTTGAGGCAAAGAAGCAGGGGAAGATCCGTTTTATCGGAATCACCAACCACCGGATTGACGTGGCCGAGGAGGCTGTCGAGTCAGGCCTTTACGATACACTTCAGTTCCCCTTCAATTATCTGTCCACAGAGAGGGAGACTGCCCTGGCAGAAAAGTGCCTGAAAAAGGACATGGGCTTTATCGCCATGAAGGGCCTCTCCGGCGGGCTTCTGACAAACGCGGCGGCCGTCTATGGGTACATGGCCCAGTTTGAGAATGTCCTCCCCATCTGGGGTGTGCAGAGGGAGTCGGAGCTTGATGAGTTTCTTCACTTTATTGAGCAGCCTCCGGTTCTGGACGACGAGCTTAAGGCAGTCATCGAGGCGGACAGAAAGGCTCTGGCCGGAGAATTCTGCAGGGGCTGCGGCTACTGCATGCCCTGTCCGGCAGGAATCGAGATCAACAACTGTGCAAGGATGTCCCTTCTCCTTCGCCGCTCTCCGTCTGCGGGACATCTGTCGCCGGAGGGACAGGAGAAGATGAAAAAGATCGAGGGCTGTCTCCACTGCGGACAGTGCAGGAGCAAATGCCCCTACGGCCTTGATACGCCGAGACTTCTGGAGGAAAATTATAAGGACTATATGGAGGTGCTGGCGGGAAAGCCGCTCTAGGAAATTTCTCCGTCTGCCATTCTGGCAGAAAAAGCACTGTGGGATAAAAGAGTACGAGAATAAGAAAAGAGAATAGGAAAAGAGAATAAGAAAAGTTCAGGAAAAACGCTTTTTGCAGCTGATTCAGGCTGTGGAAAGCGTTTTTTCTTCCGCGGCACAGATACCGGGAAAGGGTGTTTCTACGGTCAGCCTCCTCAAATTGTGAAAATTTTGTAAAATCACCAGTTCGCTTCTTGACATAGTGACAGGTTGTCACTATAATAAGTGACAGCTTGTCACCAGAGTTTTTTCTGTCTGCCTTCCTGCCGATCAGCGGGGATGCCGGCAGGAGGGATTCAAAACAGCGGAAAACTTAGGAAAGCAGGGTGAGAAATATGCCGTCAGAGCGATTTTACCGTCTGTCGGAGGAAAAGAGAAAGACTATCTGCGAGGCTGCAATTCGGGAATTTGCCAGAGTGACCATGGATAAGGTTTCCATTAATCAGATTATCAAGAACGCGGATATTTCCAGAGGCAGCTTTTATACTTACTTTGAGGATAAATGGGATATTGTGTCCTACATTTTTGAGGATATTCAGGAGAAGCTGATTATTCTTGTGAAGGACAGGGCCAGGAAAACAGGGGGAGATATATTCGCCGTGATGGACTGCATTATGCAGGAAATGCTTCAGTTCTGCTGTTCCAGGCCGAATTTCGATTTTCTCAAAAACATCATGCTCCACATGAATTCGGATGATATGTTTGGAGGAAGGCTTTCCAAAAAGAAGAATGAGGAATATGCAAAGACAGGGGAGCAGGTGGAGCGATGGCTGTACGAGCACGCCGATCAGGCAAAGACGCATTTTACGAAATTCGAGGATTTTCACTGCCTGTTTGCGCTGGGAATGGCATCGGTGGCGATGGCCATCAGAGAAATCTACGATGGAGTACCCTTGGAGGATGCCAGGAGAAATTACAGCCAGAGAATGGAGATTCTCAAGTACGGAAGCATGAGGCGTGATGTTCAGGAAAATCCCTCCCTCCGTATGCAGAATCATACATAATCAGAAGATATGGGCGCATAAGAGGATATGTCTGCACATTCAGGCATCAGCATCATAGAAATAAAGACAGAAAGCAAAGGGAGAAAACAGCATGAAGAAATCAAAGATTGTTATAGCAGCGGTTGTAGCTGTGGCAGCGGTTATGATTGTTCCTCGGTTTTTAAAGCCGAAGGAGGAGGTAAACTCGGCGGCCGTTCCGGTGGTATCTGTGGCGAATCCGGAGATCGGGACGATTGAAATCTACACGGATCTTTCAGGGAGCATAGAACCCTCTGAGATGGCTTCCATTATTCCGAAGGCTGCCGGAGAGGTAACGGAGATTTACGTGAAGGCCGGGGATGTGGTGACAGAGGGACAGCCTATCTGCCATATTGACACAAAAATGGTGGATACGGCAAAGAACAGTATGGACACGGCTGCGGTGAACCTGGACAATGCGAACAGGGAGCTGGAGCGTTCACGGGTGCTGTTTGAGAGCGGAAATCTTTCCCAGCAGGCCTATGAGCAGGCCCAGAGCAGCGCCGAGCTGGCCAGACTTCAGTACGATTCTGCAAAGATCGCCTACGACAACCAGGTAGAGTACAGCTCTATCACAGCTCCTATTGCGGGAAAAGTGGAGAGCGTGAGTGTGGAGGTTCACGATAATGTGAGCACCCAGAATATTATCTGTGTGATCTCAGGCGAGGGGGCCAAGCAGGTCAACTTCGCTGTGACAGAGAGAGTCGTGGGAGGCCTTCATGTGGGCGACACGGTGGAGATTGACAAAAACGGAACGGTTTATGAGGGAACAATCTCCGAGGTCAGCACAAAGATTGACGATGACACAGGCCTCTTTAATGTAAAGGCTTCTCTGACAGAGGCCCAGGCTCTTGCCACAGGCTCCAGAGTAAAGCTGTCCGTCGTATCAGAGCACGCGGACAATGTGCTGACGGTTCCGACAGATGCCGTTTACTATTCCGGCGGAAAGCCGAATGTGTACACCTATGACAACGGAACGGTACACGAGGTTCCCGTTGAAGTAGGAATTTTTGATGCAGAGAAGACAGAGGTAATTTCCGGCCTTACGGCGGACGATCAGGTGATTGTCACATGGAGCTCGGAGCTTTATGAGGGCTCCCAGGTAGAGCTTGCAGGCGCTGACGAAACCACAGGCGAAACCGCAGACGAAACTGAAGAGCAGGCGGCAGAGTAAGGAGGCGTACATATGGGTTTAACGAAATTTGTCCTGAAACGTCCCGTCACTACGATCCTGGCAGTGCTCTGCCTGATCGTATTCGGACTTTCCTCTGTCCTGTCCTCCAAGCTGGAGCTGATCCCGGAGATGGAGATGCCGATGATGGTAGTGTTCACCACCTATGCGGGGGCAAGCCCGGAGGATGTGAGCGAGCTGGTGACCAAGCCCATCGAGGATGAGATAGGAACGCTGAGCGGCGTCAAGTCAGTGACCAGCTACTCACAGGAAAATATTTCCATGGTTCTTCTGGAATACCAGTATGGAACGGACATGGATAAGGCCTACAATGATTTAAAGAAAAAGACAGATCTTCTTACAGCAACTCTTCCCGAAGATGCAGAAGAACCGGTAGTTGTGGAGTTCAATATCAACGATATGGCCACCATGACCCTGGCGGTCAATGATGATACAGCCGACAATCTTTACAACTATGTAAATGAGAAGATTGTGCCGGAGTTTGAAAAGATTTCCTCCGTGGCCAGCGTAGACGTCAGCGGCGGACAGGAGCAGTATGTAAAAGTAGAACTTATTCCGGAAAAGATGGATCAGTACCACCTGACCATGAATTCTCTGATCTCTGCCATCGGCTCAGCCGATTTCTCCCTCCCGGCGGGAAGCGCTGTCGTGGGAAATCAGGAGCTGTCCGTGTCCGCGGGAGTTACCTTCGACACCATGGAGAGCTTAAAGACCATTCCGATCACCGTGGGAAGCGGAGATGTCATCCATCTGGAGGATGTGGCCAATATTTACTCAAACCTGGAGGATCCGGCGGGAATCGGCCGCTATAACGGAAAGGATACGATCTCTCTGGGAATCAAAAAGCAGCAGGAGGCTTCCGCCGGAGAGGTTTCAAAGTCGGTAAACAGCACCATCGAGCGCTTAAAGCGAAGTAATCCGAACCTGGAAATCGTTGTAGTTAATGACAGCAGTGACAGCATCAACTCCTCTCTGGAAAGTGTTATGACGACTATGGTAATGGCTGTCATCATCTCCATGGCAATCCTTTACCTGTTCTTCGGAGATGTGAAGGCATCCCTGATTGTAGGAACTTCCATCCCGATCTCCATTCTGGCAGCCCTCATATTGATGAGAGCCATGGGCTTCTCCCTGAACGTTATCACTCTGGGAAGCCTTGTTCTGGGCGTCGGAATGATGGTAGACAACTCGATCAACGTCCTGGAGAGCTGCTTCAGGGCGAAAGAAAAGATTGGAAACGGTGCCACCTCCTTCAGGGATGCGGCTCTTGAGGGAACAAGAATCATGATCGCCTCCATTCTCGGCGGTACAGCCACAACCTGCGTGGTGTTCCTTCCCCTGGCCCTGATTCAGGGACTTTCCGGACAGATGTTCAAGCCTCTGGGCTTTACAATCGTGTTCTGTATGGTGGCCTCCTTTATCTCGGCGATTACGGTAGTTCCGCTGTGCTATACCATGTACCGTCCGGCGGAAAAGACTAAGGCTCCGCTGTCCGGCGCAGTTCGGGCAATGCAGGATCAGTACAGGAAGATCCTTCGCTTCCTTCTTCCGAAGAAGAAAACGGTTATGTTTACAAGTATTGCCCTGCTTCTGTTCTCCTTTGTTCTGGCAACTCAGATCCGCACGGAGCTGATGCCTGCCACTGACGAGGGAACTATTCAGGTAACCATGGAACTGAGGCCGGGTCTGACGGTTGAGAAGGCAGATGAGATTGTATCGAAGGTGGAGGAGTATGTGGCGGCTGATCCTGACGTGGAGGACTACATTCTGTCCTATGGAGCCAGCGGTCTCAGCATTTCAGGCGGCTCCTCAGCCACTATCACCGCTTACCTGGCAGATGACAGAAAGCGTTCCACCGATGAGGTGGTGAAGGAATGGAATCCGCTTCTGACCGGATATCCGGAGATGAATGTAACGGTTGAGTCTGTAAGCTCCAGCTCCACGATGGCGAGTTCAGCGGACGGGGTGGAGTACATTCTCCAGGGTACCCAGTACGATGAGCTGAAGAATATTTCAGACCAGATCACAGAGGCCTTAAAGCAGAGACCGGAGGTGACAAAGGTACACTCCACACTGGAAAACTCTGCTCCCGTTATCCAGATCGACATCGATCCCATTAAGGCGTCCGCAGAGGGGCTTGTGCCGGCACAGGTGGCCCAGAGCGTCTATCTGATGATCAGCGGAAGCGAGGCTACGACTCTTGACCAGGACGGCGAGGAGATCAGCGTCAATGTAGAGTACCCGGACGGCTGGTATGAAACGGTTGACCAGGTAAAGGGAATTGTAGTGAGCGGGGCGGCAGGAAACTCTGTGGCTCTGGCGGACATTGCCGATATTTACTTCAAGGACAGTCCACAGAGTATTACCAGAAAAGACAAGGAATATCAGGTGACCATCAGCGGAGACTTCGTCAATGGAACGCAGGAAGAGCAGATGGATGCCATTGAAACGCAGATTTACGACGAGGAGGTAGCTCCAAGACTGA is part of the Clostridium sp. M62/1 genome and harbors:
- a CDS encoding GntR family transcriptional regulator; translation: MGNNFQVNMNEYLPLRDVVFNTLRQAILKGELAPGERLMEIQLAEKLGVSRTPIREAIRKLELEGLVLMIPRRGAEVARISEKSMRDVLEVRRSLEELAIELACQRMTDEEFKELQRAQEAFKSAVEHGSAMEIAETDEAYHDIIYNSTGNMRLVQILNNLREQMYRYRLEYIKDEDKRQILLVEHNKIYRALCSRHVEEAKQAMREHIDNQEITVLKNIKEQEE
- a CDS encoding peptidylprolyl isomerase, with protein sequence MQNPVVTIEMENGDVIKAELYPEIAPNTVNNFVSLVKKGFYDGLIFHRVIRGFMIQGGCPQGNGTGGPGYSIKGEFARNGFKNDLKHTPGVLSMARAMHPDSAGSQFFIMHETSPHLDGEYAAFGHVIEGMDVVNKIAECRTDWSDRPMKEQKMKKVTVDTFGEEYPEPEKC
- a CDS encoding efflux RND transporter periplasmic adaptor subunit, whose translation is MKKSKIVIAAVVAVAAVMIVPRFLKPKEEVNSAAVPVVSVANPEIGTIEIYTDLSGSIEPSEMASIIPKAAGEVTEIYVKAGDVVTEGQPICHIDTKMVDTAKNSMDTAAVNLDNANRELERSRVLFESGNLSQQAYEQAQSSAELARLQYDSAKIAYDNQVEYSSITAPIAGKVESVSVEVHDNVSTQNIICVISGEGAKQVNFAVTERVVGGLHVGDTVEIDKNGTVYEGTISEVSTKIDDDTGLFNVKASLTEAQALATGSRVKLSVVSEHADNVLTVPTDAVYYSGGKPNVYTYDNGTVHEVPVEVGIFDAEKTEVISGLTADDQVIVTWSSELYEGSQVELAGADETTGETADETEEQAAE
- a CDS encoding efflux RND transporter permease subunit — protein: MGLTKFVLKRPVTTILAVLCLIVFGLSSVLSSKLELIPEMEMPMMVVFTTYAGASPEDVSELVTKPIEDEIGTLSGVKSVTSYSQENISMVLLEYQYGTDMDKAYNDLKKKTDLLTATLPEDAEEPVVVEFNINDMATMTLAVNDDTADNLYNYVNEKIVPEFEKISSVASVDVSGGQEQYVKVELIPEKMDQYHLTMNSLISAIGSADFSLPAGSAVVGNQELSVSAGVTFDTMESLKTIPITVGSGDVIHLEDVANIYSNLEDPAGIGRYNGKDTISLGIKKQQEASAGEVSKSVNSTIERLKRSNPNLEIVVVNDSSDSINSSLESVMTTMVMAVIISMAILYLFFGDVKASLIVGTSIPISILAALILMRAMGFSLNVITLGSLVLGVGMMVDNSINVLESCFRAKEKIGNGATSFRDAALEGTRIMIASILGGTATTCVVFLPLALIQGLSGQMFKPLGFTIVFCMVASFISAITVVPLCYTMYRPAEKTKAPLSGAVRAMQDQYRKILRFLLPKKKTVMFTSIALLLFSFVLATQIRTELMPATDEGTIQVTMELRPGLTVEKADEIVSKVEEYVAADPDVEDYILSYGASGLSISGGSSATITAYLADDRKRSTDEVVKEWNPLLTGYPEMNVTVESVSSSSTMASSADGVEYILQGTQYDELKNISDQITEALKQRPEVTKVHSTLENSAPVIQIDIDPIKASAEGLVPAQVAQSVYLMISGSEATTLDQDGEEISVNVEYPDGWYETVDQVKGIVVSGAAGNSVALADIADIYFKDSPQSITRKDKEYQVTISGDFVNGTQEEQMDAIETQIYDEEVAPRLTENVTRAQNAMDESMAEEFASLGGAIAMAIFLVFVVMAAQFESPKFSLMVMTTIPFSLIGAFGLLFLADASISMASLLGFLMLFGTVVNSGILYVDTADQYRAEMDRDTALVEAGATRLRPILMTTLTTVVSMIPMAMAYGDSGETMQGLALVNVGGLVASTVLSLLMLPIYYTLMNRKPKEDELDVD
- a CDS encoding GNAT family N-acetyltransferase; amino-acid sequence: MNQTVYSVTLSDDRQALQAAYAAGGAVVGLYGKRTEKESAEIPDEACPDLIPDLSPALYLAERAEDVDEELLRKAVCRRFGLPLEIAVTGRLIIREFRASDSLPAEEKEFSTPELLSSYIACQYRFYECGLWALEERATGKIVGKAGITDGELGYHIYSEYRRRGFGEEACRAILSWAKKEGLDRISVRIKPDNTPSLLLAEKLGFTGDKTEPPLKGDGEGKKEDGEILLHLPL
- a CDS encoding aldo/keto reductase, with the translated sequence MTFKELYVSGQIEFEEIDRYISRWNRSDDERTLAKYLGLNAKEEDVWIDESDEALKELLDSYEKVKGTPVTLGRTGIIVNKNGFGALPIQRIGKEEAALLLRKAFDAGVRYFDTARAYSDSEEKIGYALSDVRDQIFIATKTMADTPEKFWKDLEESLLKLKTDYIDIYQFHNPPVCPKPGDETGLYDAMLEAKKQGKIRFIGITNHRIDVAEEAVESGLYDTLQFPFNYLSTERETALAEKCLKKDMGFIAMKGLSGGLLTNAAAVYGYMAQFENVLPIWGVQRESELDEFLHFIEQPPVLDDELKAVIEADRKALAGEFCRGCGYCMPCPAGIEINNCARMSLLLRRSPSAGHLSPEGQEKMKKIEGCLHCGQCRSKCPYGLDTPRLLEENYKDYMEVLAGKPL
- the ispE gene encoding 4-(cytidine 5'-diphospho)-2-C-methyl-D-erythritol kinase, whose protein sequence is MIKHLGLKAYGKINLGLDVVRRREDGYHEVRMIMQTVGLYDRIDLFRREKPGIGIETNLYYLPNNENNLAVRAARLLMDEFGITEGIDIRIKKLIPVAAGMAGGSADAAALLFGVNKMFSLGLSMEELMKRGVKLGADVPYCVMRGTALSEGIGEILTPLASVPQCQVLIAKPGVSVSTKFVYENLHVDRLPAEAHPDIDLLTEAIKERNLRKIVSNMGNILETVTIPAHPVIRDIKEKMMDMGAVGAMMSGSGPTVFGLFMSPGKAQAAYEEMRYGSGSAMAKQVYLTRFYNRSTDAGQTGE
- a CDS encoding TetR/AcrR family transcriptional regulator; the encoded protein is MPSERFYRLSEEKRKTICEAAIREFARVTMDKVSINQIIKNADISRGSFYTYFEDKWDIVSYIFEDIQEKLIILVKDRARKTGGDIFAVMDCIMQEMLQFCCSRPNFDFLKNIMLHMNSDDMFGGRLSKKKNEEYAKTGEQVERWLYEHADQAKTHFTKFEDFHCLFALGMASVAMAIREIYDGVPLEDARRNYSQRMEILKYGSMRRDVQENPSLRMQNHT